Proteins encoded by one window of Anaerobiospirillum thomasii:
- a CDS encoding YqaJ viral recombinase family protein, which yields MTDLPIIEGLTYEQAGDIHDKRTAKINQMIADKGLTGYDKWLAERQCGLGGSDVAVILGLSKYKSPYELWLEKTGRAEPFKGNDATHWGQRLEDVIAEEYAERTGMMLHTCPTLNDNTCFWLFGSPDRIVTTKENPNSPVSILEIKTTRRNTATNEIDDNGDTVMLWGPGNKYINGKLAVQDSQVPMEYILQVHVYMLLTGVRTCDLAVLMQTSDYRVYTIDFDLEVAVELHRNTYEWWVKHVLLDQEPPKTIKDLKNAEHSSDYAQVDADIKNAVISYREIKDQIKALEKQADTLQEKIVTAIGENEGIQDANGAVLATYKLQKGRISINKDLLEIEHPELYARYRVQGANFRVLRTKAIN from the coding sequence ATGACTGACTTACCAATAATTGAGGGTCTTACCTATGAGCAGGCAGGCGACATTCATGATAAGCGCACAGCCAAAATCAACCAAATGATCGCAGATAAAGGCCTTACAGGCTATGACAAATGGCTTGCAGAGCGTCAGTGCGGTCTTGGTGGCTCTGATGTGGCTGTAATCCTTGGCCTTAGCAAATACAAGAGCCCTTATGAGCTTTGGCTTGAAAAGACAGGACGTGCAGAGCCTTTCAAGGGCAATGATGCCACACACTGGGGTCAGAGACTTGAGGACGTTATAGCAGAAGAATACGCAGAGCGCACAGGCATGATGCTACACACCTGTCCGACTCTGAATGATAACACATGTTTTTGGCTGTTCGGCTCTCCTGATCGCATTGTAACAACCAAGGAGAATCCAAACTCACCTGTATCTATTTTAGAAATAAAAACAACAAGGCGCAACACAGCTACTAACGAGATAGACGACAACGGAGACACCGTCATGCTGTGGGGCCCTGGCAACAAGTACATAAATGGCAAGCTTGCCGTGCAGGATTCTCAAGTCCCTATGGAGTACATCTTACAAGTTCACGTGTATATGCTCCTTACCGGTGTCAGAACCTGTGACCTTGCTGTCCTAATGCAGACCTCTGACTATCGTGTCTATACCATTGACTTTGATCTAGAGGTAGCTGTTGAACTCCATAGGAACACATATGAGTGGTGGGTTAAGCATGTTCTTCTAGATCAGGAGCCTCCAAAGACTATCAAGGATCTAAAGAATGCAGAGCACTCAAGTGACTATGCTCAGGTAGATGCAGACATTAAAAACGCTGTCATTAGCTACAGAGAGATTAAGGACCAAATAAAGGCACTTGAAAAGCAGGCAGACACACTGCAAGAGAAGATAGTCACAGCTATCGGAGAAAACGAAGGCATTCAAGATGCAAACGGTGCCGTCCTGGCTACCTACAAGCTTCAAAAGGGCAGAATCTCAATCAATAAAGATCTCTTAGAGATTGAGCACCCA